The segment GCGCAGTTTGGGAACGGTATTGGTTTGAGAGTCAATGCAGGTCATGGATTGCATGAGGGTAATGTGATGCCCATTGCGGGCATTGCCGAGCTATCAGAATTAAACATTGGACATGCCATTGTTGCAGAAGCTTTATTCAAAGGCTGGCAACAAGCGATCAAGGATATGAAAGCCTTGATGGACCAGGGCAGAAAAGCAGCTCTATGATTGTCGGTATTGGCACCGATATTTTGCAGATTGAGCGCTTACAAGCTGCTTATGATCGTACCAATGGCCGTCTAGCTGAAAAGATACTGGGCCCTGATGAGATGTTGGTATTCAAGCATCGTCTTGCCAGAAATCACAAGCGGGGCATCGCCTTTTTAGCGACGCGTTTTGCTGCTAAAGAGGCCTTCTCAAAAGCAATTGGTTTAGGAATGAGAATGCCTATGACATGGCGTTCTTTGCAAACCTTGAATGAGGCTAGCGGTAAGCCTGTAACTAGTTATTTAGGTGCTTTAGCCCAATTCATGCAGGATAAAAACTGGGAGGCTCACGTTACGGTGAGCGATGAGCAAGATATGGCGATTGCACATGTTATCGTGACTCAGAAATAAGACTTAGAAGCAAGATACAAAATTAAACCAAACAATAGTAACAAGCAAAATCACAAGAGGAATCAATGAGTAAAGCGATCATGAAGCCGGGCCCCATTACCTTGGATGTTGTGGGTCAGGAATTAAATGCTGAAGATCGCCGCCGCATTCTGCATCCGCTTACAGGTGGCGTGATTCTGTTTGGCAGAAATTTCAAAGATCGCAAACAACTTACTAAATTAACTGCGGACATTAAAAAACTTCGCCCTGACGTATTGGTTTCAATTGATCACGAAGGCGGACGGGTTCAGCGTTGCAGAGAAGATGGTTTCACACACCTGCCAGCGATGCGTAAATTGGGTGAGCTTTGGCTTGCTAAACATAAATCTACCCATGCCGCAGAGTCTGCCGCGTTGGCGATGGCGGCAGCTACTGCTTGTGGTTATGTGCTTGCCACAGAGCTTCGTGCATGTGGAGTGGATTTCAGCTTTGCACCAGTTTTGGATTTAGATTTCGGTCGCAGTGGCGTAATTGGGGATCGTTCATTTAGTCGTGATCCGCAAATTGTGTTTGCATTGGCGAAGAGTCTAAATGAAGGTCTTCGTTTAGCGGGCATGGCTAACTGCGGAAAACATTTTCCTGGTCATGGCTGGGCAGAAGCAGACTCTCATGTAGCTATTCCAGTGGATGAGCGTTCACTCCAAGAAATTTTGAATGACGATGCAAAGCCTTATGAATGGCTTGATCTGAGTTTGGCCGCGGTTATGCCAGCACATGTAATTTATCCAAAAGTTGATCAGAACCCGGCAGGCTTCTCAAAGATCTGGTTGCACTCTGTGTTACGTCAAGAGCTTGGCTTTGAAGGGGTAATCTTTAGCGATGATCTTTCCATGGAAGGCGCTAGCGTTGCAGGATCAGTAGTAAAGGGCGCGGAGATGGCTTTAGATGCTGGATGTGATGCCGTGCTCATTTGTAATCGCCCTGACTTAGCTGATCAGCTACTCAGTAAGCTCAAGGTCTCTAAAACAAAACAAGCTGAATCGGCCATCCGTTTAAATAAATTGATGCCCAATAGCTCGGCACCCTCATGGACTGAATTGCAGAATGAAGCTCAGTATCAGCACGCCAAGGGATTGCTTCAGCATTTAAAGTTGATTAGCTGATTGATTGGGTTAACTGCTATTAAGAAAAAAGCCCGGCATGCCGGGCTTTTTGTTTTTTACAACCTACTAACTAAGTAATTAGTTAGCGCGGCTACGGTATTCACCAGTGCGAGTATCGATTTCGATCTTATCGCCAGTGTTGCAGAACAAAGGCACTTGCAATTCATAGCCAGTAGCCAGTTTTGCTGTCTTCAATACTTTACCTGAGCTGGTATCGCCTTTTACTGCAGGCTCTGTGTAAGTGATTTCACGAACGAGTGAATTTGGCATTGCTACAGAAAGGGCTTTCCCTTCGTAGAACACTACTTCACAAGGCATACCTTCTTCGAGGTAGTTCAATGCATCACCCATGAATTCAGACTCAACTTCGTATTGGTTGTAGTCACCATCCATAAATACATACATTGGATCTGCGAAGTAAGAATAGGTGCATTCTTTCTTATCCAAAATCACCACATCAAACTTATCATCAGCTTTGTAAACACCTTCATTCGGTGCGCCAGTTAACAAGTTCTTAAATTTCATTTTGACAACAGAAGAGTTACGGCCAGAGCGGCTGTATTCTGCTTTTAAAACGACCATGGCATCAGTGCCGATCATCACTACGTTACCAACGCGGAGTTCTTGTGCTGTTTTCATCTTGCTATTCCTGGGTGCAGAGTGCTTTCTGCGGTTTTTATCAAAAACAAGATTGTAACCGCCCGCAGTGCTTTATTGCTTGGGTTTAGCTGGTAAACCGCAATAGACGGGCTGCCAAGCCACCATCCCCTTGTTTTTTGAGCAGCTGGGTACGCCAGTCTTTGGCATAGATGCTCCATTGATTAAGCATTCCAAACCACTCGCTAGGCATTGTCCATGTCATTGCGGAAATGATGGCTAAGCGTAATTCTTGATCTGCTTCTTCAAGATAGAGGTCTAAAAAGGCTGCTAATTTGACTTCGTGGGCGCGATCTTCTTGTGGGTAGATGTGCCAAATAAAGGGTTTGCCTGCTAACTGCGCTCTAACAAAAGAATCTTCGCCCCGCACGATATTGAAATCGCATTGAGATAACACCCAGTCATACTCATCCTGAGAAACAAATGGAATAGATAGCAATTGCAGATTGCTTGGCAGTTGAAATGCTTGTTGGCCATATAGGCTTAATTGTTCAGCATGGCCATGCGTTAGCAATACATCAATATCTTCATTGAGTGAGCCCAAGTTTTCAAGCCATTTACGTAATGGGGCTCCTGGATAGCAAAACACGCTGATACGTTTTGCATTCGCGCGAAGTTTTGACCAGGTCTCTTTAAGAGCGGTTGGAATATTCGCTTTGCTTACTTCGCCATCGGATGGAACGGGGTCAATTAAGATGCCGCCTGCTTCATTCTGAAAGCCTGGGAAGAAAAAGTATTTGGATATGCCGTGAGATTGAGGTGAGGCCTTGCCATGAAAATCCAAAATCCATGGTTCCGCGCTCAAATACTCCAAATTAATGATGATGGGTTTAACAGGCGCGATAAATAGACCTGCTAGATAGCGTTCTGGTAGGTCGCACCCAAACGCCTCAATCACCACATTTGGGGTTTGAACGGGATGCCTTGCGTTGCTAAAGCTGGCTTCCCAGGGCTGTATGTCAATGTGTTCTTTAACGCTTGCATCAGTGCCTGAAGCGATTAGATTCAAGGTTGGTAGATCATCACAGAAAATCCGCACCTCTTGCTGATGAAGACTTGATAAGCTACGGGCTAGACGCCAGCAAACACCGGCATCACCATAGTTGTCTACGATTTGGCAGAAAATATCCCAACGCATGAGTAATTCGCTTTTTGAAACCCTTCAGCAGGATGTTAAACGGCTACCCGGATTGCCGGGGGTGTATCGCTTCTTTGATGAAGCGGGAAATATTCTGTATGTAGGCAAAGCTCGTAACCTTAAAAAACGCGTTTCTAGTTATTTTCAGCGTACCCAGTTATCGCCTCGTATTGAATTGATGGTGGGCAAAATTGCTCGCTATGAAACAACCGTAACGCGTACTGAAACTGAAGCCCTTATTCTAGAGAACAATCTCATTAAAGAGTTGGCTCCGCCCTTTAATATTTTATTTAGGGATGATAAGTCTTACCCTTATGTGATGTTAACTGGCCATGAGTACCCGCGTTTAGCTTCCTATCGCGGTAAGGTCGATAAGCGTAATCAGTATTTCGGACCTTTCCCTAATAGTTGGGCAGTTCGCAATAGTGTGCAGATTTTGCAAAAGGTATTTCGTTTGCGTACTTGTGAGGACTCTGTATTTAAGAACCGAAGTCGTCCCTGCCTATTGCATCAAATTCATCGTTGTAGCGCCCCTTGTGTAGGGCGCCTCAGCGTTGAGCAATATGCCCAAGATGTTGCCCAAGCCACAAGATTTTTAGAGGGCGATCATCGTCGCGTTCTATCTGAGCTTGAAAAAGAAATGCATGCCCATAGTGAAGCAATGGAATTTGAGATGGCAGCGGTTCTGCGAGATCGTATTGCTGATCTTTCCAGTGTCTTGCAGCAACAATCTATGGATGCAGTTGCCGATGGTGAGGGCGATGTTGACATCATTGCTGTCGCGCAAATGGAAGGCATGGTTTGCGTCAACTTGGCAATGGTTCGAGGCGGTCGTCATTTAGGTGATAGAGCTTACTTTCCGAAAGGGTTGCGCACGGCATCGGGTGACCTTCTGCCACCATCAGAAATTCTGGAAGCATTTATTGCGCAACATTATTTGGAAGATGCAGCGAATGATGGAGCTGGTGCTAATTTAATTCCGCCTGTTCTTGTCTTAAATCATCCTTTGAAAAGTGCTGGTGATGATGTTCGTCAATCTAGCGATGATCTGCCTGAGGATTTGCATGATTTATTAAACGCGCAGGCTGGCAAGAAAATTACTTTCTTACATCAGCCTCAAGGCCAACGTCGCCATTGGTTGGCGATGGCCGAGGGTAATGCGAAGATTGCATTAACTAAGCGCTTAGTTGAAACGGGTGGACAACTAGCTAGAGCAAGAGCTTTGGTAGATGTATTGGGATTGGATTTAGAGGGCTTGGAACATCTGCGTATTGAGTGCTTTGATATCAGTCACACCTCTGGTGAAGCAACGCAAGCATCATGTGTGGTTTATGCCAAGAACGCAATGCAATCTGGCGAGTATCGTCGCTTCAATATCAATGACATTACCCCAGGTGATGACTATGCAGCGATGCGCCAAGTTCTTCAAAGACGGTATGCTAATTTTCAGGAGCTCCCCCCAGAAAAGATGCCTCAAGTGATTTTGATTGATGGCGGTAAAGGTCAAGTAGAGATGGCAAGACAAGTGCTGACAGAATTTGGCATGGATGTGGGCTTGATTGTTGGTGTAGCAAAGGGCGAAGGACGCAAGGTGGGTCTAGAAACCTTAATTTTTGCTGACGGTCGCAAGCCTTTGGAATTGGGGATTGATAGCGCCGCACTTTTATTGGTTGCGCAAATTCGGGATGAAGCTCATCGCTTTGCAATTACTGGAATGCGTGCCAAACGCGCCAAAGCCAGGACGGTCTCACGTCTTGAGGAGATTGAGGGTATTGGTGCAAAGCGCCGTCAAAAGCTCTTGGCTAGATTTGGAGGGCTTAAAGGAGTCGCTAATGCCAGTATTGAAGAAATCGCTAGCGTAGAAGGGGTATCCCTCACACTAGCAGAGCAAATTTATCGTCAGTTGCACTGATTGCTAATTTAAGTTTTTCATTGCGTATTTAGTTTATGCTTGTGTCATGCCATTCAATCTACCTATTGCCCTGACTTGGTTGCGTGTAGCAGCCATTCCTCTATTGGTAGTGGTTTTCTATCTCCCGAATTCTTGGTTCACTCCGTTTGAGAAAAATATCATTGCTGCAGTCATATTTATCTCTGCAGCGATTACAGATTGGCTAGATGGATTTTTGGCGCGTCGCTTAAAACAAGAATCTGCTTTTGGTCAGTTCTTGGATCCCGTTGCCGATAAATTAATTGTGGCTGCTGCCTTATTGGTATTGCTGAATATGGATCGCGTTCAGGTGTGGGTAGCACTTGTCATCATCGGTAGAGAAATTACGATATCCGCCTTAAGAGAGTGGATGGCTTTACTGGGCGCAGGCAAAAGTGTTGCTGTTCACATGGTCGGCAAACTAAAAACCACCGCACAGTTAGTGGCAATTCCTTTTTTATTAATTAATGACACTTTGTTTGGTTGGCTTGATTGCGCAAAGTTAGGTACATGGCTGATTTGGGTTGCTGCCTTTTTAACGCTTTGGTCCATGTTTTATTACCTCAAGAAAGCCCTGCCGCAATTAGTCGGAAAAATCGATTAATTCTCTTATTGCCCGTGCAGCAAGGCTTGGCGGGCTCATTTAAGCTGTCAATATTTCCCTTTATGCAGGAAAAATGCTTTCTTTCGGATTGTTTGTTAAACTATCGCCCTGTTATGCGGGAATAGCTCAGCTGGTAGAGCGATACCTTGCCAAGGTATAGGTCGGGAGTTCGAACCTCCTTTCCCGCTCCAAGTTCGATGGGAAGCTCTTCAAAGCTTCCCATTTTTGATTCAGGATCTGGCGCGTTGGCCGAGTGGTTAGGCAGGAGCCTGCAAAGCTTCGTACGGGGGTTCGATTCCCTCACGCGCCTCCAGTGATTTCACTTGACGAAAAGGGTGTAGCACCTAAAATACTTTCAGTATGTATAAGAAAGTCGCACACTCTTTAAAGCGAATTAATTAGATGAATATCATGCACTCCTTGAAACTCAGCGCACTTGCACTATTTTTATCTGCTCTATTGGGCGCTTGTGCAAGCTCTGGCGACTCACCTACTGGAACGCCTCAAGAAGTTCAAGAAATCCAAACTCAGTTACTGGGCGATATGCCATTGCCTGCTGCCTCAAAAATTATTGGGGCGGATTCATTGATTATTGGTCGTGGTGATAGCTGGGTTGGTCGAGTGGTACTTTCTGGTGTGCAGTCACCAACCGATATTTATGCCTTCTTTCAATCTGAGTATCCACGCGCGGGCTGGACAACAGTGAGTGCAGTAAAAACAAAAACCAGTATCTTGGTATTCACCAAGGGTGATCGCACCGCTACTGTGGAATTAAACGAAGGATCCATGACGGGTCCAAAGACACTAATCACCATCACTTCATCTCCTAAGAATGCGAATGTGATCGCACCAAGCAAGAAGTAAGTAGTAAGGGTAGAAGCGAAAAAATAGAAACAAAAGATATCCAATAAAAAAGCCTCCAGTGCGGAGGCTTTTTATTTCTAACTTAAGCTTGACTACGCTTATAGGCCTTCAGCCCTAATGAGTCCAACAGCTTGACCTTCAATCGCAAAGTTAGGTTGACGACCGTCTACAAGAATGTTTTTAAAGTCTGGGTTTTCGGCTTGTAACTCAATCACCATACCGTTGGCAGTTTTCTTTTGTTGCCAGCGTTTTACAGTTACTTCATCATCAAGACGCGCAACTACGATATCACCGTTGCGAACTTCAGTTGTTTTTCTAACTGCTAAATAATCGCCATCCAAAATTCCTGCATCACGCATACTCATGCCTTTTACTTTTAATAAGTAATCGGCGCCTTTGCTAAATAAGCTTGGATCAATCGGAACTTGCTTTTCAATATGTTCAACAGCCATGATCGGTGAACCTGCAGCAACACGACCAATTAGCGGCAGCGTGAGTTGTTGTAATGCGCCTGAAGGTAAAGAAAGTTGACGATATTTATTCGCGTGTTGAGTTTGATTAAAGCGTTGTGGAATACGAATACCGCGAGAAGTTCCTGGAGTAAGTTCGATGTATCCTTTTTTCGCAAGCGCGCGCAAATGCTCTTCGGCTGCGTTTGCAGAAGCGAATCCCAACTGCGTTGCAATTTCTGCTCGCGTTGGTGGTAAGCCACTCTCATCAATCGCCTTAGTAATGAGATCCAAAATCTCGCTTTGACGAGGTGTTAATTTAGGGAGGGCAGTCAGCTCCTCTGAGTAATCGACTGTGTTTATGTCCATACTGGGATTGTATACAGCACTTTTTCTGAATTCAAGTGATTTAAAGGGGATAATGGCGTGATGAGTCAAATTCACGACCATTCAGAAAATACTCCCCATATCCTTGTTTTGGGAATGGGCGGAACGATTGCGGGTTTGGCTTCAAATCCAGACAAAGACCCCCTCCAATACGCTGCAGGTCAGGTTGAAATCGGCTCTTTGTTGGACCATATTGAAACTGCCATTCCGGATGGTGTTTGCCTCATATCAAAGCAGCTTGCCAATATCAATAGCTGCAACTTGACTGAGCCGCTTTTGGTGCTTTTGGGCAATGCAGTTAGGGAGGCCCTCGAAAACACAAAGGTTAAAGGGATAGTGGTCACTCACGGAACTGACACGATTGAGGAAACTGGCCTATTTCTGCAACTGATTTGCGGTAAATTTGCACAAAATTTAGGCAAAAGAGTGGTGCTGACAGGGGCCATGTTGCCTGCCAATGCGCCCAATGCCGACGGCCCTAGCAACCTACTGGATGCAATTCAATGGGCAGCAAGTCCTTTGGACAATTGTCCAGGGGGTATTTATGCCGTTTTTGGGGGTCGCGCTTGTATGGCAATGGACTTGGCAAAGCGTCATACCACCGCCTTAATTGCCCCTATTCAGTCTTCCCCTAGCAGTCCTTTAAGACTCATCAACCCCTCTTGGTTGTCGGGTGTGAAGGCTGTTGAGGCAGCTTGGGCTGAGGATTTGCCTATTCCCCGGGGGCATGAGTGGCCCTGGGTTGAGATTTTGACTAGCCATGCTGGCGCACGCCCTGAAACTATCGATCTTTGGCTGGGAAGCAAGGTGCAGGGCTTGGTGCTAGCAGGTACTGGTATGGGAAATCTCCACGAGCAATGGCTCAAACCCTTATCTAATGCCTCAAAACAGGGAATTGCGGTGGTAAGGACCTCTCGTTCTGGGGCTGGGCTGGTCTTGCCCAATATTCCAGAAAAAGATTTTGAAGGTTGTTTGGCTGCAGGTAAGTTTTCTGCGCCCAAAGCTAGAATTGCCCTGCAACTGGCTTTAAATGCTGAAAAACAGGCTAAGTCC is part of the Polynucleobacter tropicus genome and harbors:
- the acpS gene encoding holo-ACP synthase, translating into MIVGIGTDILQIERLQAAYDRTNGRLAEKILGPDEMLVFKHRLARNHKRGIAFLATRFAAKEAFSKAIGLGMRMPMTWRSLQTLNEASGKPVTSYLGALAQFMQDKNWEAHVTVSDEQDMAIAHVIVTQK
- the nagZ gene encoding beta-N-acetylhexosaminidase, with amino-acid sequence MSKAIMKPGPITLDVVGQELNAEDRRRILHPLTGGVILFGRNFKDRKQLTKLTADIKKLRPDVLVSIDHEGGRVQRCREDGFTHLPAMRKLGELWLAKHKSTHAAESAALAMAAATACGYVLATELRACGVDFSFAPVLDLDFGRSGVIGDRSFSRDPQIVFALAKSLNEGLRLAGMANCGKHFPGHGWAEADSHVAIPVDERSLQEILNDDAKPYEWLDLSLAAVMPAHVIYPKVDQNPAGFSKIWLHSVLRQELGFEGVIFSDDLSMEGASVAGSVVKGAEMALDAGCDAVLICNRPDLADQLLSKLKVSKTKQAESAIRLNKLMPNSSAPSWTELQNEAQYQHAKGLLQHLKLIS
- the efp gene encoding elongation factor P translates to MKTAQELRVGNVVMIGTDAMVVLKAEYSRSGRNSSVVKMKFKNLLTGAPNEGVYKADDKFDVVILDKKECTYSYFADPMYVFMDGDYNQYEVESEFMGDALNYLEEGMPCEVVFYEGKALSVAMPNSLVREITYTEPAVKGDTSSGKVLKTAKLATGYELQVPLFCNTGDKIEIDTRTGEYRSRAN
- the earP gene encoding elongation factor P maturation arginine rhamnosyltransferase EarP translates to MRWDIFCQIVDNYGDAGVCWRLARSLSSLHQQEVRIFCDDLPTLNLIASGTDASVKEHIDIQPWEASFSNARHPVQTPNVVIEAFGCDLPERYLAGLFIAPVKPIIINLEYLSAEPWILDFHGKASPQSHGISKYFFFPGFQNEAGGILIDPVPSDGEVSKANIPTALKETWSKLRANAKRISVFCYPGAPLRKWLENLGSLNEDIDVLLTHGHAEQLSLYGQQAFQLPSNLQLLSIPFVSQDEYDWVLSQCDFNIVRGEDSFVRAQLAGKPFIWHIYPQEDRAHEVKLAAFLDLYLEEADQELRLAIISAMTWTMPSEWFGMLNQWSIYAKDWRTQLLKKQGDGGLAARLLRFTS
- the uvrC gene encoding excinuclease ABC subunit UvrC: MSNSLFETLQQDVKRLPGLPGVYRFFDEAGNILYVGKARNLKKRVSSYFQRTQLSPRIELMVGKIARYETTVTRTETEALILENNLIKELAPPFNILFRDDKSYPYVMLTGHEYPRLASYRGKVDKRNQYFGPFPNSWAVRNSVQILQKVFRLRTCEDSVFKNRSRPCLLHQIHRCSAPCVGRLSVEQYAQDVAQATRFLEGDHRRVLSELEKEMHAHSEAMEFEMAAVLRDRIADLSSVLQQQSMDAVADGEGDVDIIAVAQMEGMVCVNLAMVRGGRHLGDRAYFPKGLRTASGDLLPPSEILEAFIAQHYLEDAANDGAGANLIPPVLVLNHPLKSAGDDVRQSSDDLPEDLHDLLNAQAGKKITFLHQPQGQRRHWLAMAEGNAKIALTKRLVETGGQLARARALVDVLGLDLEGLEHLRIECFDISHTSGEATQASCVVYAKNAMQSGEYRRFNINDITPGDDYAAMRQVLQRRYANFQELPPEKMPQVILIDGGKGQVEMARQVLTEFGMDVGLIVGVAKGEGRKVGLETLIFADGRKPLELGIDSAALLLVAQIRDEAHRFAITGMRAKRAKARTVSRLEEIEGIGAKRRQKLLARFGGLKGVANASIEEIASVEGVSLTLAEQIYRQLH
- the pgsA gene encoding CDP-diacylglycerol--glycerol-3-phosphate 3-phosphatidyltransferase; this translates as MPFNLPIALTWLRVAAIPLLVVVFYLPNSWFTPFEKNIIAAVIFISAAITDWLDGFLARRLKQESAFGQFLDPVADKLIVAAALLVLLNMDRVQVWVALVIIGREITISALREWMALLGAGKSVAVHMVGKLKTTAQLVAIPFLLINDTLFGWLDCAKLGTWLIWVAAFLTLWSMFYYLKKALPQLVGKID
- the lexA gene encoding transcriptional repressor LexA, translating into MDINTVDYSEELTALPKLTPRQSEILDLITKAIDESGLPPTRAEIATQLGFASANAAEEHLRALAKKGYIELTPGTSRGIRIPQRFNQTQHANKYRQLSLPSGALQQLTLPLIGRVAAGSPIMAVEHIEKQVPIDPSLFSKGADYLLKVKGMSMRDAGILDGDYLAVRKTTEVRNGDIVVARLDDEVTVKRWQQKKTANGMVIELQAENPDFKNILVDGRQPNFAIEGQAVGLIRAEGL
- a CDS encoding asparaginase; amino-acid sequence: MSQIHDHSENTPHILVLGMGGTIAGLASNPDKDPLQYAAGQVEIGSLLDHIETAIPDGVCLISKQLANINSCNLTEPLLVLLGNAVREALENTKVKGIVVTHGTDTIEETGLFLQLICGKFAQNLGKRVVLTGAMLPANAPNADGPSNLLDAIQWAASPLDNCPGGIYAVFGGRACMAMDLAKRHTTALIAPIQSSPSSPLRLINPSWLSGVKAVEAAWAEDLPIPRGHEWPWVEILTSHAGARPETIDLWLGSKVQGLVLAGTGMGNLHEQWLKPLSNASKQGIAVVRTSRSGAGLVLPNIPEKDFEGCLAAGKFSAPKARIALQLALNAEKQAKSSGKSLTWQDFFARIAVLPEIR